The Silurus meridionalis isolate SWU-2019-XX chromosome 6, ASM1480568v1, whole genome shotgun sequence genome contains the following window.
cttcatcattatagtcatcatcttcatcattataatcaccacctccaccatcaccaccaccaccatcattatcattatagtcatcatcttcatcattataatcaccacctccaccaccaccaccatcatcatcattattatagtcatcatcttcatcattataatcaccacctccaccatcaccaccaccaccatcatcatcattatagtcatcatcttcatcattataatcaccacctccaccatcaccaccaccaccatcatcatcattatagtcatcatcttcatcattataatcaccacctccaccatcaccaccaccaccatcatcatcattatagtcatcatcttcatcattataatcaccacctccaccatcaccaccaccaccaccaccatcatcatcatcatcattatagtcatcatcttcatcattataatcaccacctccaccaccaccaccatcatcatcatcatcttcatcattataatcaccacctccaccatcaccaccaccaccatcatcatcttcatcattatagtcatcatctttatcattataatcaccacctccaccaccaccatcatcatcatcttcatcatcttcatcattataatcatcttcaacattataatcaccacctccaccatcaccaccatcaccatcatcatcttcatcatcttcattataGTCATCATCTTCAACATTataatcaccacctccaccatcaccaccattaccaccatcaccatcatcatcttcatcatctttatcattatagtcatcatcttcatcattataatcaccacctccaccatcaccaccaccaccatcaccatcatcatcttcatcatcttcatcattatagtcatcatcttcatcattataatcaccacctccaccatcacaccaccaccatcatcatcatcttcatcatcttcatcattatagtcatcatcttcatcattataatcaccacctccaccatcaccaccattaccaccatcaccatcatcatcttcatcatcttcatcattatagtcatcatcttcatcattataatcaccacctccaccatcacaccaccaccatcatcatcttcatcatcttcatcattatagtcatcatcttcatcattataatcaccacctccaccatcaccaccatcaccatcatcatcatcaacttcatcattataatcatcttcatcattataatcatcttcaacattataatcaccacctccaccaccaccaccatcatcatcatcatcaacttcATCATTAtagtcatcatcttcatcattataatcatcttcatcattataatcaccacctccaccattaccaccatcaccatcatcatcttcatcatcttcatcattatagtcatcatcttcatcattataatcaccacctccaccatcacaccaccaccatcatcatcatcttcatcatcttcatcattatagtcatcatcttcatcattataatcaccacctccaccatcaccaccattaccaccatcaccatcatcatcttcatcatcttcatcattatagtcatcatcttcatcattataatcaccacctccaccatcacaccaccaccatcatcatcttcatcatcttcatcattatagtcatcatcttcatcattataatcaccacctccaccatcaccaccaccatcaccatcatcatcatcaacttcATCATTAtagtcatcatcttcatcattataatcatcttcaacattataatcaccacctccaccatcaccaccatcaccatcatcatcatcaacttcATCATTAtagtcatcatcttcatcattataatcatcttcaacattataatcaccacctccaccatcaccaccaccaccatcatcatcatcatcaacttcATCATTATagtcatcatctttatcattataatcaccacctccaccatcaccaccatcaccatcatcatcatcaacttcATCATTATagtcatcatctttatcattataatcaccacctccaccatcaccaccaccatcatcatcatcttcttcgtcattataatcaccaccaccaccaccatcatcttcttcatcatcatcataatcatcttcaacattataatcaccacctccatcatcaccaccaccatcatcatcatcttcatcattataatcatcttcaacattataatcaccacctccaccatcaccaccatcaccatcatcatatacatacatatatgtatatatagtgtgtgtgtgtgtgtgtgtgtgtgtatatgtgagtgtgtatttgagcatctgtgtgtgtgtatatgagtgtgtatttgagcgtgtgcatgtatgtgtgtgtgtgtgtgtgtattttaacgtgtgtgtgtgtgtgtgtgtgtgtgtgtgtgtgtgtatgtgtgtgtgtgtgtatgtgtgtgtgtgtgtgtgtgtgtgtgtgtgtgtgtgtgtgtatttgagcatGTGGATATATGAGTGTTTAtttgagcgtgtgtgtgtgtgtgtgtgtgtgtgtatttgagcatGTGGATATATGAGTGTAtttgagcgtgtgtgtgtgtgtgtgtgtgtgtgtgtgtgtgtgtgtgtgtgtgtatatgagtgtgtatttgaGCATGTGGATATATGAGTGTAtttgagcgtgtgtgtgtgtgtgtgtgtgtgtgtatttgagcatgcagatatatgagtgtgtatttgagcgtgtgtgtgtgtgtgtgtatttgactgtgtgtgtgtgtatttgagcatctgtgtgtgtatatgagtgtgtatttgaGCATGTggatatatgagtgtgtattttaacgtgtgtgtgtgtgtgtgtgtgtgtgtgtgtgtgtgtgtgtgtgtgtgtgtgtgagtgtgtgtgtgtgtatttgagcgtgtgtgtgtgtgtatgtgtgtgtgtgtgtgtgtgtgtgtgtgtgtgtgtgtgtgtgtgtgtgtgtctgtctgtgtgtgtctgtgtgtgtctgtgtctgtgtgtgtgtgtgtgtgtgtgtgtgtgtgtgtgtgtgtgtgtgtgtgtgtgtgtacctgcagtAAGGAGAAGGTTGTTTTCTGGATAAGCCTGTATGATGGTAATGTTTTGCCCATTGTGGGCGGAGCCTGTGTACTGAACACGCCCCGAATCCATTTGCATTACACTGACACACCCACTGTGATGTCCAAGCATGACTAaaaacctaaaacacacacacacaaacacacacacacacactatagctatgattttcttcaattataaacacacacattctcacacacacctgttcttatcctcctccagctgtttcCTCAGCCTTggtttctctcctctctcctcctgcAGATTCTTCCACTCCTCCAGCAGTGTTTCTTCATCCACCACGTGACAATATATCGCCATGCAGCACGCTTTACCACGCCCATTTTCCCTATTGGTCCACGTGTCGAGCAGAGTCCCCGGATTGGTCAGTGTGCTGGCTTTGATCACTGCACCTTCATCTGTCAGTACCATCAGCACCTCTCTGTAGAGGCAGTAATCAGCACACCTGACCCTGACTCCGCCCCTGAACACCGTTATCACCTCCCCTGTCCCTGCAGCCACCAGCGTCACATCACTCTCGCCATGGACACACACCACCCGAGAAGGGTAACGAGGACCTGGAGGCGTGGCCAGTATTTGACGAATAGGCCTGACATCTGAGTCTTCTCTGAGCTTGCAGTGGAGCTCGTACAGTCTGTTGAAGGTCCAGAAGTCAACATTGGATgtggaaaaggagaagaaggtgGACGCAGAGCTGGGCCCACCTACTGACAGCGGTGGGGCAGAACCAGTGGGCGGAGTCAAGATCTTCACCTGGTCACCTGTCTGTAGGCTCCAGTAGCGCAGTGTGGAGTCCAGGGAGGAGGAGAGCAGCAGACCAGACATGGGGCACAGCAGCAGGGACGTGACCACAGCTAGAAACATGAAGCAGGGTGTGTTAGTTTGCAAGttctcatctatctatctatctatctatctatctatctatctatctatctatctatctatctatctatctatctatctatctatctatctatctatctatctatcacaatAGATGTCGACTGTTTAATCTGGAAGCTGATTGGTTGCATCTGAGCAAGTTTATAATTGTATACTTTACAGGGCTGATCACTTTAgcaaaccatccatccatccatccatccatccatccatccatccatccatctaactaaccaaccaaccatccaTCCCTTCCTCCCCTCACCCATCCATCAAGCCATCAATCCATTCcttcacccatccatccatccatccatccatccatccatccatccatccatccatccacccatccatctatccatccatccatctaactaaccaaccaaccatccaTCCTTTATCCCTCACCCATCCATCGATCAATTCCTTcacccatccattcatccatccatccatccatccatccatccatccaaccaaccaaccaaccaaccagctAACCAACCAACTAACCAAACAAcaattcattccttcattcccTTACCCATCTatccttcatccatccatccatccatctatctaactaaccaaccaaccatccaTCCCTTTATCCactcacccatccatccatcaagcCACCAATCCGTTCCTtcacccatccatctatccatctatccatccatccaaccaaccaACTAACCAAACAACTATCCACCCCTTCATCCCCTTACCCATCTAtcccttcatccatccatccatccatccatccttccatccatccatccaatcactACAGTAGATGTCAGGTGGTGTTTGATCTGGAAGCTGATTGGTTGCACCTGAGCAAGTATATAATGGTCTACTTTAATAGGTTGGTCACTTTACAAAACCAGGTATTGcacaaaattacttttaataatCCTCCAGAGAACATAATTTTCCTTTGATGATGAGGTGTTCATGTGTAGACACAGCTAAAAATTAAgcttcctttattttattttccagcatATAATGTGAGAAAGGATGAAGATTTTCAGAGTTTTGATGACTTTCTAAAGGCACTGTAGCTTCAAGAACAACCttgtaaatgtaactgtaaatagaTACAAATATTCGATTGACGCCACCGCATCACATCACCCTGTTATTTGTGACCCACCAGTGTGTCCAACAAAAGTCATGAGCAGCTCCCAGTGTGACCCCCAGACCCTCATGgtgacatctttggatgcagtgacCACGACATCCTGCAGGGGGCAGTACACCAATGCTGTAATCTCCCTGAATACGGAGACAAAAAACTGATTTCAAGATACTCTTTTACAACCCGGATActaaaccacaaacacacacacacacacacacacacacacacacacacacacacacacacacacacacgtcgaTGCAGATTGGTTCTGTGCTCCAGTACAGAACCCTGTTTCAGATCCACCACGCTGACCGATCTCCCACACACAGCAAGAGCTCGAGGAGCTTTCTGAGCAGCACCAGGAACCAGAGCCAGCTGTGTGAACACACACTCGTCCTCAAACCCGTCCACCACACGCACCCGGCACACCATGTGACCcagactccacacacacacgttccccGCGCCGGCGGTGACCAGCTCCCGGGAACCTTTTAACATCTACAGAGTAGAtcgttatgatgatgattactGTGATAATgaatttgatgatgatgatgataatgaagatgatgatgagacTAGACCCACCTGACACACCCTGATGTCCAGCTCATCCTGTGCATAAGTGAGAGGTGTGAGGTTCGTGTCCAGCAGTGTGAGCTTctcccccccaccccaccccaccagTCTGCCCGGGACGTGTGTGAAGGCGACGCCCTTGTATGGTACGGTGTTCCGGGTGGGAGGAGCTTTTAGAGACCCGTCTGAGGTGTAGAAACGAACACGCCCACTGCGGTGGAGACTTAGGAAGCCGTCTTCTGCCACACCACATGACATGAGGGTCACTTCGTCCTCACAGGGGAAATGTGAGACGTGCTGCAGGCCGTGACTGAGGACATGGGGACCAACACTTGTGTGCACCATCTGAGAGGACGAAACTACAGCGTTACacacgtctgtctgtctgtctgtctgtctgtctgtctgtctgtctgtctgtctatctatctatctatctatctatctatctatctatctatctatctatctatctctctgtgtatatgtctgtttatctattcattcattaatttttagTCATTCATTCTGTCATATTCAGtcatcaatctatcaatctatcaatctatctatctatctatctatctatctatctatctatctatctatctatctatctatctatctatctatcttttcatttctttttttgtctgtgtaaaAGTTGGAGAAATGATCCTCTTACCTTCTCCAGTTTTCTTGCACATGAATACACatgaaaacatataaaaaagaaatacttcACTCAGAGTTTAAtggtcatctctctctctctctctctctctctcacctctcacacacacacacacacacacacacacacacacacacacacacagtctccatAGCTACCATCAATGCCCGGTCTGTCCAGTTTATAGTAACCTTGGCTTCTGCCTTTCCTCAGTGCTCGACACAGAGACACAGCGAGCAGTAAACAGAAGGTCGTGTGTTAttgatttctgtatttttattgagGTAACGGTGTTAAACTTGTCCAGGTGGAAGGAGACACATTTTTGCCAAATCACTGGAGTTTTATACAGAtaagaaaaaaggtttttctgcacttaaaaaaaaaaaaaaaacatatatatatatatatatatatatatatatatatatatacaataaagaattaatataaaaagtgaaTAGTGTaaaaatatccttttttttgtaattatatttaaaccCCACCCAATCACACACTTAAACCCAAAGCATTGCTTCACCTAGTATTTGATTGAGATCCGAGGAGGTTTTATTTGTGAAAAATGACTTCTGGCTGTGCCGATTTTCACacttgttttttacattttcattcatccaattagaaataataaatttaatgtGATTGAAAAAAAGTTAATCAGAGATACGGAAAAACCACAACAGTAGAGCTCACGGCTGGGTTTAATAGCGAATGTATGTGTAGAGAATTTGAGAGATTAGGATTTAACAGCTGTGTGGATTATTGGgaagaaaaaagatgaataaagtTTGGACTCTGGAGTAATGGacaaggtcatgtggtctgatttaccctgttccagagtgatatGTGCACCAGGGTGAGAAGGCAGTCAGAGGAAGTGATTGATTGAGCATTCCTAGTGCCTGTTGTACCATCTGGTGGGGGGATTGTTATGATCCGCGGTTGCTTCAATTGGTCAGTTTA
Protein-coding sequences here:
- the LOC124387191 gene encoding WD repeat-containing protein 97-like, producing MVHTSVGPHVLSHGLQHVSHFPCEDEVTLMSCGVAEDGFLSLHRSGRVRFYTSDGSLKAPPTRNTVPYKGVAFTHVPGRLVGWGGGEKLTLLDTNLTPLTYAQDELDIRVCQMLKGSRELVTAGAGNVCVWSLGHMVCRVRVVDGFEDECVFTQLALVPGAAQKAPRALAVCGRSVSVVDLKQGSVLEHRTNLHRREITALVYCPLQDVVVTASKDVTMRVWGSHWELLMTFVGHTAVVTSLLLCPMSGLLLSSSLDSTLRYWSLQTGDQVKILTPPTGSAPPLSVGGPSSASTFFSFSTSNVDFWTFNRLYELHCKLREDSDVRPIRQILATPPGPRYPSRVVCVHGESDVTLVAAGTGEVITVFRGGVRVRCADYCLYREVLMVLTDEGAVIKASTLTNPGTLLDTWTNRENGRGKACCMAIYCHVVDEETLLEEWKNLQEERGEKPRLRKQLEEDKNRFLVMLGHHSGCVSVMQMDSGRVQYTGSAHNGQNITIIQAYPENNLLLTAAAQRHLQPVAALPAHTHML